In Halalkalicoccus subterraneus, one DNA window encodes the following:
- a CDS encoding minichromosome maintenance protein MCM has translation MQALGSPLDSGTHTVTKSGIHECLENHASHLLIDTPKYGHWDSYEPLVEQISPSGEISSKVDLVAASFSPEPVSYDIEAFTVDEAAKYLGAVRMITPTVSDVLAEKIAASTHQMNETIEEADVPLQIHPNAVPRLTEANARLTSFEVVEESHLTDVVVLIEECLEQFGITTEEEGEYDVEVIETGRAKTDREHVEWIKTIIRELQEMDNGGRGAPEEKVYERTGQEGIPPKRTKHEIQKLRDMGEIY, from the coding sequence ATGCAGGCACTCGGTAGCCCGCTCGATTCGGGCACTCATACTGTGACTAAATCCGGCATCCACGAGTGTCTCGAAAACCACGCAAGTCACCTCTTGATTGATACGCCGAAATACGGCCACTGGGATTCGTATGAGCCACTGGTTGAGCAGATTTCCCCGTCTGGTGAGATCTCTTCGAAGGTCGACCTCGTTGCGGCGAGTTTCTCGCCCGAGCCAGTCTCGTACGACATCGAGGCGTTCACTGTCGATGAGGCCGCAAAGTATCTCGGCGCCGTGCGGATGATCACGCCGACAGTCTCCGACGTGTTGGCCGAGAAAATCGCCGCCTCCACTCACCAGATGAACGAGACTATCGAAGAGGCGGACGTTCCGCTGCAAATCCATCCTAACGCGGTGCCGCGATTAACCGAGGCGAACGCCCGTCTTACCTCCTTCGAGGTGGTTGAGGAGAGCCACCTCACTGACGTAGTGGTACTAATCGAGGAATGTCTCGAGCAGTTCGGCATCACCACTGAGGAGGAGGGTGAATACGACGTTGAGGTAATCGAGACCGGACGAGCGAAGACGGACCGCGAACACGTGGAGTGGATCAAGACTATCATCCGTGAACTGCAGGAGATGGACAACGGCGGGCGCGGTGCTCCCGAGGAGAAGGTTTACGAGCGTACTGGGCAGGAGGGCATACCGCCGAAGCGGACCAAACACGAGATCCAGAAGCTCCGCGACATGGGCGAGATCTACTGA
- a CDS encoding metal-dependent hydrolase, which produces MVDITGHIAFGLLFALPAWFLWDDRASIGFILLAVVASLFPDIDLWLSRWFHEIIHHHGVTHTVLVVTIASIVVGTVLTGLFSTQIDNWIQSERFDTSSLFVFTTIGFLVGGLSHLSADILSAPDISTPIEPFWPLYPQPLGIDLVWYNAAWINIGFFSVMVVAHIALAYLTTPINHRYRLLPK; this is translated from the coding sequence ATGGTAGACATAACAGGTCACATTGCGTTCGGCCTCTTGTTCGCCCTTCCAGCGTGGTTTCTCTGGGATGATAGAGCCAGCATTGGATTCATCCTCCTGGCTGTCGTCGCCTCGCTGTTTCCAGACATCGATTTATGGCTCAGTCGGTGGTTCCATGAGATAATACACCATCATGGTGTGACGCATACGGTATTGGTCGTGACTATTGCGAGTATAGTCGTCGGTACAGTTCTTACCGGCTTGTTCAGCACTCAGATTGATAACTGGATTCAAAGCGAGCGATTTGATACGTCCAGTCTATTCGTATTCACGACAATAGGATTCTTGGTCGGAGGTCTGAGTCACTTGAGTGCTGACATCCTTTCAGCACCTGATATCTCGACGCCGATAGAACCGTTCTGGCCTCTGTATCCCCAGCCTCTTGGTATTGACCTTGTATGGTACAACGCTGCGTGGATCAACATTGGATTCTTTTCAGTGATGGTGGTAGCGCACATCGCACTCGCATATCTGACGACTCCGATCAATCACCGGTATCGACTACTCCCGAAGTGA
- a CDS encoding helix-turn-helix transcriptional regulator, with the protein MRTNITAYRECEGLSQGELATAVGVSRQTINAIERNRYDPSLELAFKLAAYFECSIEVLFEPDIEPVGE; encoded by the coding sequence ATGAGAACTAATATTACTGCTTACCGTGAATGCGAAGGATTGAGTCAAGGAGAACTCGCGACAGCTGTCGGCGTTTCACGACAGACGATAAACGCGATTGAACGAAATCGGTACGACCCCTCATTAGAGTTGGCGTTCAAACTTGCGGCCTACTTTGAGTGCTCGATTGAAGTTCTGTTCGAGCCTGATATCGAACCAGTTGGAGAATGA
- a CDS encoding DUF389 domain-containing protein, which translates to MRLIRLLADEEHLGEIFDILNDNDIDFIVTPGDEDSPDSKMIEFPIPTDGLGLILEKIREAGLDDDYIIVLNAENANTPHIEDLQARYANDYDPLRLPELRSKARDQSQDPLSYAAMIFLSAIIAGAGLLVGSPAIVIGSMVIAPLVGPVLTATVGAVAGDRPMLIDSIRIQALGLIAGVIGAVLFGFFAKTIGLAPSSLDITSLQLISLRAAPTPFSIIVGAAAGAAAAFGLTTKGSNSLVGVMIAAALIPAAATVGIAIAWNEYLVALGSGLLLVSTMAVVNLAMVLVLWVLYRNHDLGELSFADRTPSRAAFVTAVLIVVAVATTGVAVSQQALFQQTVTQSVDTVLDDPAYSGVDSVSVQTEYAGIGRDLTSSSKSATVTVSASNESYPNLSEQLRNQIQSESGSTQVTVRFNTFQQANQTEVV; encoded by the coding sequence GTGCGCCTCATTCGTTTGTTAGCCGACGAAGAACATCTTGGGGAAATATTTGATATTCTCAACGACAACGACATCGATTTCATCGTTACACCAGGTGATGAAGATTCTCCGGACTCAAAGATGATTGAATTCCCGATTCCAACCGATGGTCTCGGACTCATTCTCGAGAAGATTCGCGAAGCAGGACTTGACGATGATTACATCATCGTTCTGAATGCTGAGAATGCGAACACACCTCATATTGAGGACCTACAAGCCCGCTACGCCAACGACTACGACCCACTTCGCCTTCCTGAATTACGTTCGAAAGCACGCGATCAGAGCCAAGATCCGCTTTCGTATGCGGCGATGATATTTCTGAGCGCTATCATCGCTGGAGCGGGGTTGCTCGTTGGCTCACCGGCAATCGTCATCGGATCAATGGTCATCGCTCCCCTCGTCGGACCAGTTCTTACTGCAACAGTTGGTGCTGTTGCTGGCGATCGCCCTATGCTCATCGACAGCATTCGGATCCAAGCACTCGGTCTCATCGCTGGCGTGATCGGTGCTGTTCTATTTGGATTCTTTGCCAAAACCATCGGACTCGCTCCCTCTTCGCTTGACATAACGTCACTACAACTGATATCGCTTCGTGCGGCTCCAACACCCTTTTCGATCATCGTTGGAGCGGCTGCTGGCGCAGCTGCAGCGTTCGGACTCACGACGAAAGGCTCAAACTCGCTTGTAGGTGTGATGATCGCTGCCGCACTCATTCCTGCTGCAGCAACTGTCGGAATCGCGATAGCGTGGAATGAGTATCTCGTTGCACTTGGGAGTGGACTCCTTTTAGTGAGTACGATGGCGGTTGTGAACCTCGCAATGGTCCTCGTATTATGGGTGCTGTACCGGAATCATGACTTGGGTGAGCTCTCATTCGCAGATCGAACCCCGAGTCGAGCAGCATTCGTTACTGCCGTTCTCATCGTAGTGGCGGTTGCAACTACTGGGGTCGCAGTCTCTCAACAAGCGCTCTTTCAGCAAACAGTGACGCAGAGCGTTGATACCGTTCTTGATGATCCAGCCTACTCGGGCGTTGACTCGGTTTCAGTCCAAACTGAATATGCCGGAATCGGGAGAGATCTGACGTCTTCGTCTAAATCGGCGACAGTTACGGTTAGTGCGTCGAATGAATCATATCCGAACTTATCAGAGCAACTGCGTAATCAGATTCAGTCGGAGAGTGGCAGCACACAAGTAACCGTTCGCTTCAATACATTCCAACAAGCCAATCAGACGGAAGTTGTGTAA
- a CDS encoding heavy-metal-associated domain-containing protein — protein sequence MTTTITVEGMTCGHCEQTVKEALQDVSGVTDMTVDRDDEQASVDGDVDTTTLVEAVEDAGYTAHT from the coding sequence ATGACGACGACTATCACCGTAGAGGGAATGACCTGCGGTCACTGTGAACAGACGGTCAAAGAGGCGCTTCAAGACGTGTCCGGTGTAACCGACATGACCGTCGACCGAGACGACGAACAGGCGAGCGTCGATGGTGACGTAGATACTACGACCCTTGTAGAAGCCGTCGAGGACGCTGGGTACACCGCTCACACCTGA
- a CDS encoding copper-translocating P-type ATPase yields the protein MDDHQDTNESPTGRENQQDNGSYLQHGFDDHDEAVDKSDEQQVEQELLEEKAQPAAEGEASLHEQHEHAEQEDEGDNHGHEGHGEGHGGMHEGHEQMFRRRFFVSTLLSIPVLLYSETLQEWLGFSVPVFPGSEWINPVFAVIVFVYGGVPFLQMAVPELKDRSPGMMTLISMAISVAFVYSLATVIFPAQSAFFWELVTLIDIMLLGHWIEMRSVRRASSAVDELAKLMPDTAERITDDGETEEVPVSELSEGDLMLVRPGASVPADGIVEEGDSDVEESMITGESKPVSKEPGDEVIGGTINGDGSLRVRVGATGEETTLAGIMRLVEEAQQSTSQTQVLADRAAGWLFYVALAAAVVTAIAWTIAVSFDATVIERVVTVLVIACPHALGLAIPLVVAINTSLAARNGMLVRDRIAMEEARNLDAIIFDKTGTLTEGEHGVVDMATVDGVGEDDALALAAAVESDSEHMIARAIREAATERELTVPDATDFEAIKGRGVRANVDGNKVYVGGPNLLTQLDREIPDHLQRFADKAGQNAQTVVYLVREGELIAAFAMADVIRQESYAVVDALHNLGIEVAMLTGDSQDVANAVADELGIDTVFAEVLPGDKDKKVQELQDQGNLVGMVGDGVNDAPALTRADVGIAIGSGTDVAVQSADVILVQNNPMDVVRLVKLSKASYRKMQENIVWAAGYNVFALPLAAGVLAPIGILLSPAVGALLMSLSTIIVAINAQLLRRVDLSLSTLSETSSPREPQAAD from the coding sequence ATGGACGACCACCAAGATACAAATGAGAGCCCCACGGGAAGGGAAAACCAGCAAGACAACGGCAGTTACCTCCAACACGGATTCGACGACCACGATGAAGCGGTCGATAAGTCTGATGAGCAACAAGTAGAACAGGAGCTACTGGAGGAGAAAGCTCAACCTGCCGCGGAGGGTGAGGCGTCTCTCCACGAGCAGCATGAGCACGCCGAACAAGAGGATGAAGGGGACAACCACGGCCACGAGGGGCATGGTGAGGGCCATGGTGGCATGCACGAGGGCCACGAGCAGATGTTCCGGCGGCGCTTTTTCGTCTCTACACTCCTTTCGATCCCAGTTCTCCTGTACAGCGAAACGCTACAGGAGTGGCTCGGATTCTCCGTCCCAGTGTTTCCGGGTAGCGAATGGATCAACCCCGTATTCGCGGTAATCGTGTTCGTGTACGGTGGGGTTCCATTCCTCCAGATGGCGGTGCCGGAGCTGAAAGACCGCTCACCGGGGATGATGACGCTGATCTCGATGGCCATCTCGGTCGCGTTCGTCTACAGCCTGGCCACCGTCATCTTCCCTGCACAGTCGGCGTTCTTCTGGGAACTCGTCACGCTAATCGATATCATGCTGCTGGGCCACTGGATCGAGATGCGGTCGGTACGCCGTGCCTCGAGCGCAGTCGACGAGCTGGCGAAGCTGATGCCCGATACTGCCGAGCGAATCACCGACGACGGGGAGACCGAGGAAGTCCCTGTTAGTGAACTCTCCGAGGGCGACCTCATGCTCGTCCGGCCGGGCGCAAGTGTCCCTGCTGACGGCATCGTTGAGGAGGGTGATTCGGACGTTGAGGAATCGATGATCACAGGTGAGTCGAAACCAGTCTCGAAAGAACCTGGCGACGAGGTCATCGGCGGGACGATCAACGGTGACGGCAGTCTCCGTGTGCGTGTCGGTGCGACGGGCGAGGAGACGACGCTCGCGGGCATCATGCGACTCGTCGAGGAAGCCCAGCAGAGTACGTCTCAAACTCAAGTCTTGGCCGACAGAGCGGCCGGCTGGCTGTTTTACGTCGCCCTCGCAGCAGCAGTCGTGACAGCAATCGCGTGGACAATCGCGGTCTCATTCGACGCAACGGTTATCGAGCGTGTCGTCACGGTGCTCGTCATCGCCTGCCCACATGCGCTTGGGCTCGCCATCCCATTGGTCGTCGCGATCAACACGTCACTCGCGGCTCGCAACGGGATGCTCGTTCGCGACCGCATCGCGATGGAAGAAGCGAGAAATTTGGACGCCATCATCTTCGACAAGACGGGGACGCTCACCGAGGGCGAGCACGGTGTCGTCGACATGGCGACCGTCGACGGCGTCGGCGAGGACGACGCACTCGCCTTGGCGGCAGCCGTCGAGAGCGACTCAGAGCACATGATCGCGCGAGCCATCCGCGAGGCCGCCACGGAGCGGGAGTTGACCGTTCCTGACGCCACCGATTTCGAGGCGATCAAAGGCCGAGGTGTCCGCGCGAACGTCGACGGAAACAAGGTGTACGTTGGGGGGCCGAACCTGTTGACCCAACTCGATAGAGAGATTCCTGACCACCTCCAGCGCTTCGCTGATAAAGCTGGGCAGAATGCCCAGACCGTGGTGTATCTTGTTCGTGAAGGTGAGTTGATTGCCGCGTTCGCGATGGCCGACGTGATCCGCCAGGAGAGTTACGCCGTCGTCGACGCCCTCCACAACCTCGGCATCGAGGTAGCGATGTTGACCGGTGACTCCCAAGACGTCGCCAACGCTGTTGCCGACGAACTGGGCATCGACACGGTATTCGCGGAGGTCCTCCCCGGCGACAAGGACAAGAAAGTGCAGGAACTCCAAGACCAGGGCAACCTCGTTGGGATGGTTGGCGACGGCGTCAACGACGCGCCCGCGCTGACGCGAGCCGACGTCGGAATCGCTATCGGGAGCGGCACCGACGTCGCCGTCCAATCGGCTGACGTTATCCTCGTGCAGAACAACCCGATGGACGTCGTGCGACTCGTGAAACTGAGCAAGGCGAGCTACCGAAAGATGCAGGAGAACATCGTGTGGGCGGCCGGGTACAACGTCTTCGCACTCCCGCTTGCAGCGGGCGTGTTGGCTCCGATCGGAATCCTGCTATCGCCCGCTGTGGGCGCACTGCTGATGTCGTTGAGTACGATCATCGTCGCGATTAACGCGCAGCTACTCCGACGAGTTGATCTGTCGCTGTCAACGCTCTCGGAGACCTCATCACCACGCGAGCCCCAAGCAGCGGACTGA
- a CDS encoding RPA12/RPB9/RPC11 RNA polymerase family protein — protein MQFCDECGSMMHTEADTWVCRSCESEKPRDPQAEATMVTQDGQQDDGAPAVADATQDSTETMQEPCPADDCDSDRAYYEMIPKPGGSYEVRLFTCIECGHKWRES, from the coding sequence ATGCAATTCTGTGACGAGTGTGGTTCGATGATGCACACGGAGGCCGACACGTGGGTGTGTCGCTCCTGTGAGAGCGAGAAGCCGCGAGACCCGCAAGCGGAAGCGACGATGGTGACCCAGGATGGACAGCAGGACGACGGGGCACCCGCCGTAGCCGACGCGACCCAGGACTCTACCGAGACGATGCAGGAGCCCTGTCCGGCGGACGACTGCGACAGCGACCGGGCCTACTACGAGATGATACCGAAGCCGGGCGGCTCCTACGAGGTTCGGCTATTCACATGTATCGAGTGCGGCCACAAGTGGCGCGAGTCCTAA
- a CDS encoding LURP-one-related/scramblase family protein has protein sequence MVEFSESNSPSDDYAISTVTLDDDYYEVTQSSIRNKYVVRDSTGNVVLRGKQKMFKMKEEFPFVTGDGEDAFTVKAGGIMDVAGNYTITDAGTGEEVVVLDEDYSLFAENWTIRDPDTGAVLATIQSKSKPFSALRHFVSVANLIPNKYEIFDADGDHVGDIEGQFSLRDTYTVSIDDASDIPKEAVIASACILDALENQ, from the coding sequence ATGGTTGAGTTCTCAGAATCCAATTCACCGTCAGATGACTACGCCATCTCTACAGTTACTCTTGACGACGACTACTACGAGGTTACGCAGTCATCAATCCGAAACAAGTACGTTGTCCGTGATAGCACTGGCAATGTCGTCCTCCGCGGGAAACAAAAAATGTTCAAGATGAAAGAGGAGTTCCCCTTCGTCACTGGTGACGGCGAGGACGCGTTCACCGTGAAAGCTGGCGGTATCATGGACGTTGCAGGAAATTATACCATCACGGACGCAGGCACCGGCGAGGAAGTCGTTGTCCTTGACGAGGACTATTCATTGTTTGCGGAGAACTGGACGATTCGAGACCCCGACACGGGGGCGGTGTTGGCGACTATTCAATCAAAGAGCAAACCCTTCTCAGCACTTCGGCACTTTGTCTCCGTTGCGAACCTCATCCCGAACAAGTACGAAATATTTGACGCCGACGGTGATCACGTCGGTGACATTGAAGGACAATTCTCACTGCGGGATACCTACACAGTCAGTATCGACGATGCCAGTGATATCCCAAAAGAGGCTGTAATCGCTTCTGCGTGCAT